In Bicyclus anynana chromosome 13, ilBicAnyn1.1, whole genome shotgun sequence, a genomic segment contains:
- the LOC112043080 gene encoding E3 SUMO-protein ligase EGR2 isoform X2, translating to MGADAELPAGPHLLSLADVGALGFDCLKPALAPTAGAPADLNTPVTTSDLPAFFPNLLEPPPISGALPGDELSLSYSPRRHKHEASLSPGARAEDASNASSASASASLYGPPAAKRAPSPPLQWLLPSGPGPGVDKYFQQEYEERVELLPPECQAYCPPPACPPQHCEYRPQPPQWEQEYAQPAPGPSGVPKREPYPSPGGDGRPVQLAEYNPSTSKGHEILSQVYQQSVQPLRLVAVKPRKYPNRPSKTPVHERPYACPVEGCDRRFSRSDELTRHIRIHTGQKPFQCRICMRSFSRSDHLTTHVRTHTGEKPFACDVCGRKFARSDEKKRHAKVHLKQRLKRERGGGGPHHEPHGPHEPHAQL from the exons ATGGGCGCCGACGCGGAGCTCCCGGCCGGGCCGCACCTGCTGTCGCTGGCCGACGTGGGCGCGCTGGGCTTCGACTGCCTCAAGCCTGCGCTGGCGCCCACCGCTGGCGCGCCCGCCGATCTCAACACGCCCGTCACCACGTCCGACCTGCCGGCCTTCTTCCCGAATCTGCTCGAGCCTCCGCCGATCTCAG GCGCGCTGCCGGGCGATGAGCTGTCGCTGAGCTACTCGCCGCGCCGCCACAAGCACGAGGCGTCGCTGTCGCCGGGCGCGCGCGCCGAGGACGCCAGCAACGCGTCCAGCGCCAGCGCCAGCGCCTCGCTGTACGGCCCGCCCGCCGCCAAGCGCGCGCCCTCGCCGCCGCTGCAGTGGCTGCTGCCGTCGGGCCCCGGGCCCGGCGTCGACAAGTACTTCCAGCAGGAGTACGAGGAGCGCGTGGAGCTGCTGCCGCCCGAGTGCCAGGCCTACTGCCCGCCGCCCGCGTGCCCGCCGCAGCACTGCGAGTACCGCCCGCAGCCGCCGCAGTGGGAGCAGGAGTACGCGCAGCCGGCGCCCGGCCCGTCGGGCGTGCCCAAGCGCGAGCCCTACCCCAGCCCCGGCGGCGACGGCCGGCCCGTGCAGCTGGCCGAGTACAACCCGTCCACGAGCAAGGGCCACGAGATCCTCTCGCAGGTGTACCAGCAAAGCGTGCAGCCGCTGCGGCTCGTGGCCGTCAAGCCGCGCAAGTACCCCAACCGGCCCAGCAAGACGCCGGTACACGAGCGGCCGTACGCGTGTCCCGTGGAGGGCTGCGACCGGCGCTTCTCGCGCTCCGACGAGCTGACGCGGCACATCCGCATCCACACGGGGCAGAAGCCGTTCCAGTGCCGCATCTGCATGCGCTCCTTCAGCCGCTCCGACCACCTCACGACGCACGTGCGCACGCACACGGGCGAGAAGCCGTTCGCGTGCGACGTGTGCGGCCGCAAGTTCGCGCGCTCCGACGAGAAGAAGCGGCACGCTAAGGTGCACCTCAAGCAGCGGCTGAAGCGcgagcgcggcggcggcgggccgcACCACGAGCCGCACGGGCCGCACGAGCCGCACGCGCAGCTCTAG
- the LOC112043080 gene encoding E3 SUMO-protein ligase EGR2 isoform X1, which yields MLSVIAMRRPEDEELGGRGDGAGDEFVDISHMQLLVEAGPSGLCPGLYPGPPPPLAQHQPYAPPPHASATVTSATATASASVDDLFALYFTPNTHGALPGDELSLSYSPRRHKHEASLSPGARAEDASNASSASASASLYGPPAAKRAPSPPLQWLLPSGPGPGVDKYFQQEYEERVELLPPECQAYCPPPACPPQHCEYRPQPPQWEQEYAQPAPGPSGVPKREPYPSPGGDGRPVQLAEYNPSTSKGHEILSQVYQQSVQPLRLVAVKPRKYPNRPSKTPVHERPYACPVEGCDRRFSRSDELTRHIRIHTGQKPFQCRICMRSFSRSDHLTTHVRTHTGEKPFACDVCGRKFARSDEKKRHAKVHLKQRLKRERGGGGPHHEPHGPHEPHAQL from the exons ATGCTCTCGGTGATCGCGATGCGTCGGCCGGAGGACGAGGAGCTGGGCGGGCGCGGCGACGGCGCGGGCGACGAGTTCGTGGACATCTCGCACATGCAGCTGCTGGTGGAGGCGGGCCCCAGCGGCCTGTGCCCCGGCCTGTACCCgggcccgccgccgccgctggcGCAGCACCAGCCGTacgcgccgccgccgcacgCCAGCGCCACCGTCACCTCCGCCACCGCCACCGCTTCCGCCTCCGTCGACGACTTGTTCGCCCTCTACTTCACACCGAACACTCATG GCGCGCTGCCGGGCGATGAGCTGTCGCTGAGCTACTCGCCGCGCCGCCACAAGCACGAGGCGTCGCTGTCGCCGGGCGCGCGCGCCGAGGACGCCAGCAACGCGTCCAGCGCCAGCGCCAGCGCCTCGCTGTACGGCCCGCCCGCCGCCAAGCGCGCGCCCTCGCCGCCGCTGCAGTGGCTGCTGCCGTCGGGCCCCGGGCCCGGCGTCGACAAGTACTTCCAGCAGGAGTACGAGGAGCGCGTGGAGCTGCTGCCGCCCGAGTGCCAGGCCTACTGCCCGCCGCCCGCGTGCCCGCCGCAGCACTGCGAGTACCGCCCGCAGCCGCCGCAGTGGGAGCAGGAGTACGCGCAGCCGGCGCCCGGCCCGTCGGGCGTGCCCAAGCGCGAGCCCTACCCCAGCCCCGGCGGCGACGGCCGGCCCGTGCAGCTGGCCGAGTACAACCCGTCCACGAGCAAGGGCCACGAGATCCTCTCGCAGGTGTACCAGCAAAGCGTGCAGCCGCTGCGGCTCGTGGCCGTCAAGCCGCGCAAGTACCCCAACCGGCCCAGCAAGACGCCGGTACACGAGCGGCCGTACGCGTGTCCCGTGGAGGGCTGCGACCGGCGCTTCTCGCGCTCCGACGAGCTGACGCGGCACATCCGCATCCACACGGGGCAGAAGCCGTTCCAGTGCCGCATCTGCATGCGCTCCTTCAGCCGCTCCGACCACCTCACGACGCACGTGCGCACGCACACGGGCGAGAAGCCGTTCGCGTGCGACGTGTGCGGCCGCAAGTTCGCGCGCTCCGACGAGAAGAAGCGGCACGCTAAGGTGCACCTCAAGCAGCGGCTGAAGCGcgagcgcggcggcggcgggccgcACCACGAGCCGCACGGGCCGCACGAGCCGCACGCGCAGCTCTAG